In Saccharicrinis fermentans DSM 9555 = JCM 21142, a genomic segment contains:
- a CDS encoding cellulase family glycosylhydrolase: MKHNYNLKIIKSSFSIIIVVLLSLGYSNAQTPVVANGKLSVSGVNMVNANGTPVQLRGMSSHGPQWFGKCYNFNSINTLTTDWGIDIFRLAMYVEENGYTTNPDYWKQWIDYMVDICEQHGIYCLIDWHILTPGDPNTNLAIAKDFWDYMSKKHSGKEHVIYEICNEPNGIEWSRVKEYANEIIPIIRANDPNTIIIVGTPNWCQDVDIAAESPIQGDNIMYSLHFYAGTHLSWLRDKAMNAINAGLPIFVTEFGTSQASGDGGPYIEECDKWMSFMEENKISWCNWSFSDKDEISAALTTGACNSNWNNTSTSGTYIKQKLLSPADAWANTGGNIAPVINIESPKTNSYYEIGDSILITTTAIDRDGTIDHVTFYANNSSIGVSSQAPYTLTWVPNTAAQYNINAVITDNESAQNTSTNVVINVVTEIIQDPYPNVLSPASIPGTVLAVNFDTGGEGIAYHDADMVNKGVGGIRTEEGVDTEGGDGVGNIGYVETEEWLEYTVNVIQSGTYDLEMRYASEPGGGKFHLEFDEVDKTGLLNVGSSGSWGTYANIVFKNIRLNAGIQVMRIYIDAGDFNFSKLTFSQVSVEEVPVTNLTLSDSLINIETQQTRTITATISPQEATDKTIRWVSSNESVASIDLNGTVTALSQGETVITAYSSATNIKDSCLVIVNANNVITYLLNINTNGMGVVNSSPASNSYPQGTIVKLIAIPDTNYHFNRWSGDSNSLSDTINIIMDTDKYVTAIFTQDTTFNACAFNTPLATPLASINKSYNNIYVLGTGPNLDNITNFTINWDLNNNGLWQFSISTNNGEPGWYNNLIPLSIQNFSSANPSISLSNTNITGLDGEYWVTTDGDNFVMAQKTGVFTIYFSNSDTAPCLKSASISNTPIKSASSQLVIFPNPASDYITVGSVEKGSTISVINMRGQVVFNRRVTKNGQESFSIKHLNSGGYIIVLKKPNGMSEAKKLYIKSNQ; the protein is encoded by the coding sequence ATGAAACACAACTACAACTTAAAAATCATTAAATCAAGCTTCAGTATTATTATTGTTGTTCTACTTTCCTTAGGTTATTCTAATGCACAAACGCCTGTTGTGGCCAACGGAAAACTGAGTGTTTCCGGAGTAAATATGGTTAATGCAAATGGTACGCCTGTTCAACTCCGAGGCATGAGTTCACATGGGCCACAATGGTTCGGGAAATGCTATAACTTTAATAGTATTAACACTCTAACTACCGACTGGGGTATTGATATTTTTAGGTTAGCAATGTATGTTGAAGAAAACGGCTATACCACCAATCCAGACTATTGGAAACAATGGATAGATTATATGGTAGATATTTGTGAGCAACATGGAATATATTGTTTAATTGATTGGCATATATTAACACCTGGAGATCCCAATACTAATCTTGCTATAGCAAAAGATTTTTGGGACTATATGAGTAAAAAGCACAGTGGTAAAGAACATGTTATTTACGAAATTTGCAACGAACCCAATGGCATAGAATGGTCCAGAGTTAAGGAATATGCCAACGAAATCATACCTATTATTAGAGCAAATGATCCTAATACAATAATAATTGTAGGCACCCCTAATTGGTGTCAGGATGTTGATATAGCAGCAGAATCACCCATACAGGGCGACAATATTATGTATTCATTACATTTTTACGCTGGCACTCACCTATCGTGGTTAAGAGACAAAGCAATGAATGCTATCAATGCAGGCCTACCTATTTTTGTTACCGAGTTTGGCACTAGCCAAGCAAGTGGAGATGGAGGCCCCTACATAGAGGAATGCGATAAGTGGATGAGTTTCATGGAAGAAAACAAAATAAGCTGGTGCAACTGGAGTTTTTCTGACAAAGATGAAATATCTGCAGCATTAACTACCGGAGCTTGCAATTCTAATTGGAACAACACAAGTACTTCTGGAACATATATAAAACAAAAACTTCTTAGTCCCGCTGACGCATGGGCTAATACCGGAGGTAACATAGCTCCGGTAATTAACATTGAATCACCTAAAACAAATAGCTACTACGAAATTGGCGACAGCATTTTAATAACTACTACGGCGATTGATAGAGATGGGACAATTGATCATGTAACTTTTTATGCAAACAACTCAAGTATTGGAGTTAGTTCGCAGGCACCTTATACGTTAACATGGGTTCCCAATACAGCCGCACAATATAATATTAACGCTGTTATTACTGACAACGAATCTGCCCAAAATACATCTACAAACGTGGTAATCAATGTTGTAACCGAAATTATTCAGGATCCATACCCTAATGTTTTGTCACCTGCAAGTATACCCGGTACAGTATTAGCTGTTAATTTTGATACTGGAGGTGAAGGCATAGCTTACCATGATGCTGATATGGTAAATAAGGGTGTTGGAGGTATTCGCACTGAAGAAGGAGTTGATACTGAAGGAGGAGATGGAGTTGGTAACATAGGATATGTAGAAACCGAAGAATGGTTAGAATATACTGTTAACGTTATACAATCAGGAACCTACGATCTCGAAATGCGTTATGCATCAGAACCAGGCGGAGGCAAATTTCACTTAGAATTTGATGAAGTTGACAAAACTGGCCTTCTGAATGTAGGATCTTCTGGAAGCTGGGGGACTTACGCCAATATTGTATTTAAAAACATTCGTTTAAATGCCGGAATACAAGTAATGAGGATATATATAGATGCAGGCGACTTTAACTTTAGTAAATTAACATTCTCACAGGTTAGTGTGGAAGAAGTACCTGTTACAAATCTAACTTTAAGTGATTCCTTGATCAACATTGAAACTCAGCAAACCAGAACCATAACAGCAACCATTTCTCCTCAAGAAGCTACTGATAAAACTATTCGTTGGGTATCAAGTAACGAGTCTGTAGCCTCTATAGATCTTAACGGTACAGTAACTGCCTTAAGCCAAGGAGAGACTGTTATTACAGCCTACTCTTCTGCTACAAACATAAAAGACTCATGCCTTGTAATTGTTAATGCCAATAACGTTATCACGTATCTACTAAATATTAACACAAACGGAATGGGAGTAGTAAACTCCAGTCCGGCAAGTAACTCTTACCCACAAGGTACTATCGTAAAACTTATAGCAATTCCAGATACTAACTATCATTTCAATCGTTGGTCTGGCGATAGCAATTCCCTATCAGATACCATTAACATTATTATGGATACAGATAAATATGTGACCGCAATATTTACCCAAGATACCACTTTCAACGCATGTGCATTTAATACTCCGTTAGCTACACCTCTTGCATCAATTAATAAATCTTACAATAACATATATGTATTGGGTACAGGTCCAAATTTAGATAATATTACTAATTTTACGATCAATTGGGACTTAAATAACAATGGGTTATGGCAATTCTCAATAAGCACAAATAATGGAGAACCTGGTTGGTACAACAACTTAATTCCGTTGAGCATACAAAATTTCTCATCAGCAAATCCATCAATATCTCTATCAAACACCAATATAACTGGCCTTGACGGTGAATACTGGGTGACTACCGATGGAGATAACTTTGTAATGGCTCAAAAAACAGGAGTATTTACTATTTATTTTAGTAACAGTGACACTGCACCTTGTTTAAAATCAGCTTCGATAAGCAACACACCAATTAAATCAGCTTCATCACAGCTTGTTATATTCCCTAATCCAGCCAGTGATTATATAACTGTAGGAAGTGTTGAAAAAGGTAGCACAATAAGTGTCATAAATATGCGAGGACAAGTTGTTTTTAATAGAAGGGTTACTAAAAATGGGCAAGAAAGCTTTTCTATCAAACACTTAAATTCAGGTGGATACATTATTGTACTTAAAAAACCAAATGGAATGTCTGAAGCAAAGAAACTCTATATCAAATCTAATCAATAA
- a CDS encoding ligand-binding sensor domain-containing protein yields MLDLCNLFHALEYSRNATIHYIITYTFVMIISKLLTLALLFFVLSDIHTQIRPISFNHLSLHDGLPHNTINDITQDKLGNIWIATDDGVSYYNNNQFKTFKYNKLDSNSIRNNQVLKLHIDNKGKLWLGGKVSLELYDEMTETFQHFYLPNLPMQERVHVIEIYQQNDSTLLIGTDGGGLRCFNTNTYTQKEVLPLDCCDKIGLRVSAIHIDEKERIWLGTLDKGLFVFDPNNNNIKIKSFCANSEIRNIIAFKKDYILVATYNQGLLKVCTRDLTLEPFFSSNANQASPQRIFDLVSSEKYLYIGTDGDGLIKYNYATKENEAYKNYGTNTKSVSNNVIRCIFRDREQNLWLGHFNGGISLARNKKCFTNLNNTPLSNNSLSHSVVTSLLEDNDHNIWIGTDGGGLNFIKNGVLYNANNANSNNIISDKFPKNILALYQDKNSNIWLGSYLQGIYIYNPNDQSIKSFNTLYPKLKLSNNDIRCFMQDRLDKLWIGTNGGGVNIVNLKDKTLQILKKDTSNLNNSLSLDWVRTIFEDELGYIWIGTTYGLNTYDPINKTFRHYLYNENDSGSISGDIIYSINQDDDKQIWIGTEAGLNKYNRKTDNFTHYSVEDGLPSNTINAIINTHNRYLWLSTNNGLSKFGLKDTSFVNYNITDGLLSNSFVNGSFTSSHDGKLYFGSIAGLSYFKPKDIKADTIQIPTILTDFKIQNRSIGIKDTINNRVLLNKSITYTDTVELLKKENLITINYSSLSYAYNDKVEYEYRLLGFSDIWNNNKKKNSVTYTNLKAGTYTFQIRVVDNSIEHPIRNLTIIVLPPFYETIWFKLIALISLIALLNYLYLLRLKILKKERDILQYKYTIKKQEAEKQQISLNDKINDAQKQYEKNEMDYKSAQLISTTVLLTHKNERMTQVKNKISTFCKEADDPALKENLKELIKTIDSEFKVEEDWGRFEEHFNNVHKDFIKRLKEKYPELSHSYLRLCAYLKLDLSTKEIASLMNISHRGVEKSRSRLRKKLNLASEIKLNSFIASI; encoded by the coding sequence ATGTTAGATTTATGTAACTTATTTCATGCATTAGAATATAGTAGAAACGCAACAATTCATTATATTATTACATACACTTTTGTTATGATAATTAGTAAACTACTCACATTAGCTCTACTTTTTTTTGTATTAAGTGACATACATACGCAAATCAGGCCCATTTCATTTAATCATTTAAGTCTTCATGACGGTCTGCCTCACAACACTATTAATGATATAACTCAAGATAAACTAGGTAACATATGGATTGCTACTGATGATGGAGTTTCTTATTATAACAATAATCAGTTTAAAACATTTAAGTACAATAAACTCGATTCTAATTCAATCAGAAACAATCAGGTATTAAAATTACACATTGATAATAAAGGCAAATTATGGTTAGGAGGTAAAGTGTCGCTTGAGTTATATGATGAAATGACCGAAACCTTTCAGCATTTTTATCTACCTAACTTACCAATGCAAGAAAGAGTACATGTAATCGAAATTTACCAGCAAAATGATAGTACTTTGTTGATTGGTACTGATGGTGGAGGCTTACGTTGTTTCAATACCAATACGTATACTCAAAAAGAAGTGCTCCCTCTTGATTGTTGTGATAAAATTGGTCTCAGAGTTTCTGCTATACATATTGATGAAAAAGAAAGGATTTGGTTAGGAACTTTAGATAAAGGTTTATTTGTTTTTGACCCGAACAATAACAATATTAAAATCAAATCATTCTGCGCTAATTCTGAAATAAGAAACATTATAGCTTTTAAAAAAGATTACATATTAGTGGCAACTTATAATCAAGGATTGCTAAAAGTATGTACCCGCGACTTAACTCTAGAACCCTTTTTTAGTTCTAATGCTAATCAAGCTAGTCCCCAAAGGATATTTGACTTAGTAAGTAGTGAAAAATATTTATACATAGGGACAGATGGTGATGGTTTAATTAAATATAACTATGCAACAAAAGAAAATGAAGCATATAAAAACTATGGCACTAACACCAAATCAGTTAGTAATAATGTTATCCGTTGTATATTCAGAGATAGGGAACAAAATCTATGGTTAGGTCATTTTAACGGAGGTATTAGTTTAGCTCGAAATAAAAAATGCTTCACCAATCTAAACAACACCCCTCTAAGCAACAACTCCCTAAGTCATTCTGTTGTTACATCTTTACTAGAGGACAATGACCACAATATATGGATTGGAACGGATGGAGGAGGCCTTAACTTTATCAAAAATGGCGTTTTATACAATGCTAATAATGCAAATTCCAATAATATTATTAGCGATAAATTTCCTAAAAATATACTTGCTCTTTATCAGGACAAAAACTCTAATATCTGGCTTGGTTCATACCTACAGGGCATTTACATATATAACCCTAATGACCAGAGTATAAAAAGCTTTAATACATTATATCCTAAATTAAAACTTAGCAATAACGATATTCGATGCTTTATGCAAGATAGGTTAGACAAGTTATGGATTGGAACTAATGGAGGAGGTGTGAACATTGTTAACCTAAAAGATAAGACATTACAAATACTTAAAAAAGACACCAGCAACCTGAATAATTCATTAAGCCTAGATTGGGTTAGAACAATTTTTGAAGATGAATTAGGTTACATATGGATTGGAACAACATATGGATTAAACACATACGACCCCATAAACAAAACATTCCGCCACTATTTATATAATGAAAATGATTCTGGTTCAATATCAGGAGATATTATTTATTCCATCAATCAGGATGATGACAAACAAATTTGGATTGGTACAGAGGCCGGACTGAACAAGTACAACAGAAAAACAGATAATTTTACACACTACTCTGTAGAGGATGGTTTACCAAGCAACACTATTAACGCAATAATAAATACGCACAATAGGTATTTATGGTTAAGTACAAATAACGGTCTATCAAAATTTGGATTAAAGGATACCTCTTTTGTAAACTACAATATTACTGATGGGCTACTTTCTAACTCTTTTGTTAATGGAAGTTTTACTAGTTCGCATGATGGTAAACTATATTTTGGTTCAATTGCTGGTTTAAGCTACTTTAAACCCAAAGACATAAAGGCAGATACCATACAAATACCAACTATATTAACCGATTTCAAAATTCAGAATAGATCAATCGGTATAAAAGATACGATTAATAACAGAGTTTTATTAAACAAATCTATAACCTATACCGATACTGTAGAACTATTAAAAAAAGAAAACCTGATTACTATTAATTACAGTTCTCTTTCTTATGCTTATAATGATAAAGTTGAATATGAATATAGGCTTCTTGGGTTTTCGGATATATGGAATAATAATAAAAAAAAGAATTCCGTAACATATACAAACTTAAAAGCTGGAACTTATACTTTCCAAATTAGAGTTGTGGACAATTCCATAGAACATCCTATCCGTAATCTAACAATTATTGTCCTTCCACCTTTTTACGAAACAATTTGGTTTAAGCTAATTGCCTTAATATCTCTGATAGCGTTATTGAACTACCTGTATTTACTAAGGCTTAAAATATTAAAAAAAGAAAGGGATATACTACAATATAAATACACTATAAAAAAACAAGAGGCAGAGAAACAACAAATTTCTTTAAATGATAAAATAAATGATGCTCAAAAACAATACGAGAAAAACGAAATGGACTACAAAAGTGCACAGTTAATATCAACTACGGTGCTCTTAACACATAAAAATGAGCGGATGACTCAGGTAAAAAATAAGATAAGTACATTTTGTAAAGAGGCTGATGATCCTGCCTTAAAAGAAAATTTGAAAGAATTAATCAAAACAATAGATTCGGAATTCAAAGTAGAAGAAGATTGGGGCAGATTTGAAGAACATTTTAATAATGTACATAAAGACTTTATTAAACGTCTCAAAGAAAAATACCCTGAACTTTCCCACTCATATTTGAGACTTTGTGCTTATTTAAAACTTGATTTGTCAACGAAAGAAATTGCTTCTCTGATGAATATATCTCATCGGGGAGTTGAAAAGTCCAGATCACGTTTACGTAAAAAATTAAATTTAGCCTCTGAAATAAAATTAAACAGTTTTATAGCCAGTATTTAA
- a CDS encoding GatB/YqeY domain-containing protein has translation MTLLEQITQGIKTAMKAKDKITLEALRGIKKELIEANTASSEDVTDEAGLKIMQKMVKQRKDAAAIYVEQGREDLAEKELAEAEVIAQFLPEQITGAELEKLVKAIVEKSGATSMKEMGKVMGMASKELGGKADGKEIADMVKKVLQA, from the coding sequence ATGACATTACTTGAGCAAATAACGCAAGGTATTAAAACCGCTATGAAAGCCAAAGATAAGATTACATTAGAGGCTTTGCGCGGAATTAAAAAAGAATTGATCGAAGCTAATACTGCTTCAAGCGAAGATGTGACCGATGAGGCCGGATTGAAGATAATGCAAAAAATGGTGAAGCAACGTAAAGATGCTGCGGCTATCTATGTGGAACAAGGACGTGAAGACCTGGCTGAAAAAGAATTGGCAGAGGCTGAAGTAATTGCTCAATTTTTGCCTGAACAGATTACTGGAGCTGAACTGGAAAAACTGGTGAAGGCTATCGTAGAAAAGTCAGGTGCTACTTCCATGAAGGAGATGGGTAAAGTAATGGGTATGGCTTCCAAAGAACTGGGAGGTAAGGCCGACGGTAAAGAAATAGCCGACATGGTTAAAAAGGTGCTTCAAGCATAG
- the ftsZ gene encoding cell division protein FtsZ — protein sequence MSEELMNFDIPQNRDCIIKVIGVGGGGSNAVNHMFNQGIKDVNFMVCNTDEQALENSPVPIKIQLGESLTEGRGAGNKPEKGKQAAIENIGEVEKVLQDNTKMVFITAGMGGGTGTGAAPIIAKAARDMGILTVGIVTIPFKFEGKLRINQALDGIAEMEKNVDSLLVINNEKLREMYGDLKLSNAFSKADDVLSTAARGIAEIITVHGYINVDFADVETVMKDSGVAIMGSSSAAGENRALLAIQQALESPLLNSNDIRGAQNILLNITSGVEEITMDEVGEVTDFVQETVGMSASIIWGTGSDKNLEDNVSVTIIATGFNTKNIAEFSQRNEPKVQRFALDDEEAKIGKDEEVLEFVDDEPQDLNQDEPEEGASRVIDFDAIEKAKDDRIHLFYKDTVQKKVVEESEMDMPLGYSQGRISTGVGERFSISPEDMEDDRYIERIENVPAYKRKKSKQLDASVEDDSRYKVSRFTISEGKDGKTKIVRDNPYLHDNVD from the coding sequence ATGAGTGAGGAGTTAATGAATTTCGATATACCTCAAAACCGTGATTGTATTATTAAAGTTATTGGAGTTGGAGGTGGTGGCAGCAATGCGGTAAATCACATGTTCAATCAGGGTATTAAAGATGTGAACTTTATGGTGTGTAACACTGATGAGCAAGCATTGGAAAATAGTCCTGTGCCTATTAAAATACAGCTTGGGGAGTCGCTTACAGAGGGGCGTGGAGCTGGTAATAAGCCAGAGAAAGGAAAGCAGGCTGCCATAGAGAATATTGGAGAGGTTGAAAAAGTATTGCAGGATAATACTAAAATGGTATTTATCACCGCAGGTATGGGGGGAGGAACAGGAACAGGTGCTGCTCCCATAATAGCTAAAGCGGCTAGAGATATGGGTATACTTACCGTTGGTATTGTTACCATACCATTTAAATTTGAAGGCAAATTGCGGATCAATCAGGCTTTGGATGGTATTGCTGAGATGGAGAAGAATGTGGATTCGTTGTTGGTTATCAATAATGAGAAGCTGCGCGAGATGTATGGTGACCTGAAATTATCCAATGCTTTCTCCAAAGCCGATGATGTACTATCTACTGCTGCTAGAGGGATAGCAGAAATTATTACTGTACACGGTTATATAAACGTCGACTTTGCTGATGTGGAAACAGTGATGAAGGATAGTGGAGTGGCTATCATGGGGAGTTCGTCGGCTGCAGGCGAAAACAGAGCCTTGTTGGCTATTCAGCAAGCCTTGGAATCACCACTGCTTAATAGCAATGATATTCGTGGAGCACAGAATATATTATTGAATATTACATCGGGCGTGGAAGAGATAACCATGGATGAAGTGGGTGAGGTGACTGATTTTGTGCAAGAGACGGTTGGTATGAGTGCTTCTATTATTTGGGGAACCGGATCTGATAAAAATCTGGAAGATAATGTAAGTGTCACCATTATTGCTACGGGCTTTAATACCAAAAATATTGCTGAGTTTTCGCAAAGAAATGAACCGAAAGTTCAACGTTTTGCTTTGGATGACGAGGAGGCAAAGATTGGTAAGGATGAGGAGGTGTTGGAGTTTGTGGACGATGAGCCTCAGGACCTGAATCAGGATGAACCGGAGGAGGGCGCTTCTAGGGTTATTGACTTTGACGCCATTGAAAAAGCAAAGGATGATCGTATTCATCTTTTTTATAAAGATACCGTACAAAAGAAAGTGGTAGAGGAAAGTGAAATGGATATGCCACTGGGCTACAGCCAGGGTCGAATATCTACTGGGGTGGGAGAAAGATTTTCTATTTCGCCGGAGGATATGGAAGATGACAGGTATATTGAACGTATTGAAAATGTTCCTGCCTACAAACGTAAAAAATCAAAACAGCTAGATGCCTCGGTGGAAGATGATTCTCGATATAAAGTATCTCGTTTTACAATTTCAGAGGGTAAGGATGGTAAGACCAAGATTGTACGAGATAATCCATATTTGCATGACAATGTGGATTAA
- the ftsA gene encoding cell division protein FtsA: MSDTSNLIAAIDIGTTKIVAVVGRKTEDGRMHIVGIEKVPSTGVKRGVVLNIEETVNAIKDLVFNVEAKYDVKLYEVYVGIAGQHIKSLQNRGYRYIETSHEITQYDVDQLYKDNFKIPLEAGENILHVFAQDYVVDNESGVKNPIGMSGRRLEGNYHIVLGRVASVNNIEKCINRVGLKLNDLILEPMASARSVLTAEEKEAGVVLVDIGGGTTDVAVFYDGVIQHTAVIPFGGNVVTSDVKEGCAVLQKQAESLKTQFGSALGDLEREDMVVTIPGIEGWEPKEISFKSLAYIIQARMEEIVDYVMYQIECSKLYDKLGAGIVITGGGALLKNLPQLVKFRTGLEVRIGIPNKYLVDSQIDEVSKPIYSTSIGLLLSAMDNPIKKVVEQKLFDDDLQEDEAMTKKAASQPRKEKKRREKPEYTTGDLFGSFKKTIAGIFDEKDVEM; this comes from the coding sequence ATGAGTGATACATCCAATTTAATTGCTGCTATCGACATCGGTACCACAAAAATTGTAGCTGTTGTTGGACGGAAAACTGAAGACGGTAGGATGCACATTGTAGGTATAGAGAAAGTACCATCAACAGGTGTAAAAAGAGGGGTTGTGCTTAATATTGAGGAAACAGTAAATGCGATTAAAGATTTGGTATTTAATGTGGAAGCGAAATATGATGTTAAGCTGTACGAGGTATATGTTGGTATTGCAGGCCAGCATATTAAAAGTCTACAAAATAGAGGTTACCGTTATATAGAAACCAGTCATGAAATAACACAATATGATGTAGATCAGTTGTATAAGGATAATTTTAAGATTCCTTTGGAGGCTGGCGAAAATATTTTGCATGTTTTTGCCCAGGATTATGTGGTGGATAATGAGTCGGGGGTGAAAAATCCCATTGGTATGTCTGGTCGTCGTTTAGAGGGTAATTATCATATTGTTTTAGGAAGGGTCGCTTCGGTCAATAATATTGAGAAATGCATCAATCGCGTTGGGTTGAAGTTAAATGATTTGATACTGGAGCCGATGGCTTCGGCACGTTCGGTGCTTACTGCTGAAGAAAAAGAAGCAGGGGTGGTGCTGGTAGATATAGGTGGAGGAACCACTGATGTGGCCGTGTTTTATGACGGCGTGATCCAGCATACAGCTGTTATTCCCTTTGGAGGTAATGTGGTGACCTCCGATGTGAAAGAAGGTTGTGCTGTGTTGCAAAAACAAGCAGAGTCATTGAAGACTCAGTTTGGATCTGCTTTGGGAGATTTGGAACGTGAAGATATGGTGGTTACCATACCTGGTATTGAAGGATGGGAACCTAAAGAGATATCTTTTAAGTCACTGGCCTATATTATTCAGGCTCGGATGGAAGAGATTGTAGACTACGTGATGTATCAGATAGAGTGTTCTAAGCTTTATGATAAGCTGGGTGCTGGTATTGTGATTACCGGAGGGGGTGCTTTATTGAAAAATTTGCCTCAATTGGTTAAGTTCCGTACAGGACTGGAGGTACGTATAGGTATCCCCAATAAGTATCTGGTGGATAGTCAAATTGATGAAGTAAGCAAGCCCATCTATTCAACCAGTATTGGACTGTTGTTGAGTGCTATGGATAATCCAATAAAAAAAGTGGTCGAACAGAAGTTGTTTGATGATGATTTACAGGAGGATGAGGCGATGACAAAAAAAGCGGCTTCGCAGCCTCGAAAAGAGAAAAAACGTAGAGAAAAGCCTGAATATACAACAGGTGACCTGTTTGGTAGTTTTAAGAAAACCATTGCAGGTATATTTGATGAGAAGGATGTGGAAATGTAA
- a CDS encoding cell division protein FtsQ/DivIB: protein MILWGLVIAYFPVLFAFVANGKSKVVCSDIHVVVNDSIDARFVTSSQMRDVLLKKYTNILGNKVGTVGCDQIEHFILKHEAVSKCEAYYTIGGRLNVELEQRKPLCRIFSGLSSYYIDVDGEKMPLFDSYAAHVLVISGHVNKLDSLDEVVEFARYIKASPFWNAQIEQVYVEQNGEFSLAPRVGDQIIYLGSLDNYPVKMRNLYALYSKGLHPREWNNYKEINLKFEGQIICTKK, encoded by the coding sequence ATGATACTGTGGGGGTTGGTGATTGCTTACTTTCCCGTGCTCTTTGCTTTTGTTGCGAATGGTAAAAGTAAAGTGGTTTGTTCCGACATTCATGTGGTGGTAAACGACAGTATTGATGCCCGATTTGTTACCTCATCACAAATGCGTGATGTATTGTTGAAAAAATATACCAACATCCTTGGAAATAAGGTGGGAACCGTTGGATGTGATCAGATTGAACACTTTATCTTGAAACATGAAGCAGTCAGTAAGTGTGAGGCTTACTATACCATAGGAGGTCGATTGAATGTGGAATTGGAGCAAAGAAAGCCATTGTGCAGGATTTTTTCAGGACTTTCGTCCTATTATATTGATGTAGATGGTGAAAAAATGCCTCTGTTTGATAGTTATGCTGCGCATGTGTTGGTAATAAGTGGTCATGTAAATAAGTTAGATAGTTTGGATGAGGTGGTGGAATTTGCACGTTATATTAAGGCCAGTCCGTTTTGGAATGCTCAGATAGAACAGGTATATGTTGAGCAAAATGGGGAGTTCTCTTTGGCTCCTCGTGTTGGTGATCAGATTATTTATTTGGGATCGTTGGATAATTATCCGGTAAAGATGAGGAATCTTTATGCTCTGTATAGTAAAGGGTTGCATCCCAGAGAATGGAATAATTACAAAGAGATTAATTTAAAGTTTGAAGGTCAAATAATTTGTACAAAAAAATAA